The window AGACCTTGGAAAAAACGGTAAAGAAATGGTAGACAAACACGATGTAAAggataacaaaaatattagtttATTGGATGAAATAATGGTAACTCGTGTGAAGAACCACGATGGAATCATCAAGGATTCCACTGCTTCTGATGTTCCAAACAGCATAGACTCAGACACAAGTCATACAACCAGTAAAAGCATCAACATGGTTTTCGAATATTGCGAATTGGATTTAATGGCCTTATTAAACTTTAGTTCgctagaaataaaaatgtcaaACGTTAAGGACATTTTCcaacaaatattaaaggGTATATCGTTTCTACACTATAATAGAATAATTCACAGGGATATCAAAAGTTCGAATATATTAGTGAACAAGCTGGGTCAAGTTAAAATAACGGATTTTGGCCTTGCGAGGTTTATTCCAAATGTTACTAGCTCCTCGTCTACTAATGTGCTCCTAGGACATGAGGAATATCTCAACCCATATTGTATAGGTAATAAACAGGgaaattttacaaatagAGTAATCACATTATGGTATAGACCACCGGAATTACTATTGGGTACTACGAAATATGGATTTGAAGTTGATATGTGGGGATGTGGATGCTTACTTTTAGAATTGCTTAACAGGAAATCGCCATTCCAAGGTACAAACGAATTAGAAACCTTTTATGACATAGTCATGAAGTTGGGGATGCCGACCTTGGAAAATTTACCTCAGCTATTTGAATTTCCTTGGACCTTTATGCTTTTGGGAAATCTAAACACAGCACCTactatatcttttttaaacaagCTTTCTCAAGATGATGTGAAGGAATTGTGTCAAGGCTTATTGACTTAtgatcaaaataaaagatgGAATGCTGATAAATGTCTAAAACATGATTTCTTCAATAAAAACGAACCATTAGCTGAAAGAATGACGTTTGCTGATGATCAAGAATGGCATGAATTTGAAGCTAAAAGAAGACAGAAGAGGGCCGCCATCAAGGCTAGTAATAATGCCAATAGTACTAAAACACATAGGTAATAAAAGACGATGTTACAATTTAGAGAGGGGGgggaaagaagaaaaaaaaaaataaagatagtTTTGTATAATTTGGTCATTCTTTATATGATATTTatgtataaaatataattataaaatattaaagcGCATTAacatctatatatatactttaagcatcattgttattttcatcatcattaaaaGCGTCATGTATTAGTTCTTGTTCAAAATATCTATTAGCACCCATCAATAATGACCCATTTAATACGCCGATACGGCCAATTACATCTCTGTTAGCTAcctgatttaaaaataacaattctTGCTGAGTTATTGAAATCTGTTCCTTGAATTTTTGCAATTGAGTAgctaaatttttatataaacgTTGTTTTATTAGCAATGGGGTGTCTGTATCCAAACAATTTGCAgagtcattattattaatatttgtattacTGGTGGGCATATTTGTACCTGATGTGTTAATAACTTTGGacataatttattttatttttattttttctatatctATGCACtatattttagttttattaagttgaataaataatttcaacAATCTATAactttgttgttgttttaaattggtttttttttaatggagccatttatctattttttttatctatttttttatctatttttttatccatttttttatccatttttttattgatttattttttttttttttttttttttttttttttctaatttgtaattttatattttctgtATCTCAAAGCTTCGTTGCTTCGATGTCCAAGTAAAATAGATTATCCCATatcatacatatataaacaatcaattttaaaagcCAGCATATGACTGTATCTACAATTAAAGAAGCTACTGAGTTATTGAGAGAAACAACATTTACGTTAAATAGAGATACTAAAACAGCAGCACCTAGCtcaataagaaaaataaaagaatctTTAGAATCATTACACGATACATTTGATCAAAATATACAGCTTAAAACTGGACAACTagtaaatttaaatgaaaagtATAATGATCTATCTGACAATatcaaagttttaaatGACAAACACAtaacaaatgaaaaaaaatgtctaGATATTGATAGAGAAATAGACCAAGtaactaaaaatattaatattttgcaaaatgatattatgATTTTACGGAATAAATTGGATGCTGATCTAAAAGAATATGTAGAAAATACTGATAATACAAATGGATCTGATATTCATAATCTGGATAAAGACACGACTAACTTCCTAAAACTTCAGTTATTTAAGAGTTTGGGATTGTTAATTGATTTGGAGAAGCACCAATTATTTatcaaagaaaatgaagtGTACAActatgaagatgaagatacTTCCAATAAAAGCAATTTCATGAAAGccaaatatatatgggATAAATTATGAATTACTACTACCattgctaataataataataataataaaagattttttctttattaaaattcattctttatttctatttcttatttcttatatagatatttaaaaatagataatatatacatggaagtcttattattaatagttGGACACTTGTAAAATCAACCTGAATTACAGCACAGAATAATAGGTGCTGCGTCTAAAAGAATTGTGGATTTCTTCTATTTGATAATCTTGTCCATTTAGGAACTTTGTGAATGCCCTTTCTGTACCCTTTACTATATTTGGAATAAATAGTATATTTGTCAACAGGGCTCATTTGTTCTTCTCTTGGAAAATTCTTGGGTTTACTTAAAAATGCTAAACTTTTAACTCTTGGTTTTAGTAATTTCTTCATAACtatacttttttcaaaaggaatatttttactttcaCAACGAGAGACATGCAAACCTAACTTTAGATTATCTAAAACTTTATCAACCTGTTGCAATCTACCTCTTTGTCTGGCTTTTTGTAAATTGGACATCTTCCATGGTATTTTCCACAACAACCCACCCAAAGCAGGTTTGGtacttttaaaacaacCAAACATGACtagatatttatttattttcctttttcacTTGTTTTGAAATACCTAtgcaaaaaagaaaaaaaaaagattatttcttttactGATGAACTGACTTTGAATATTCGAATAATTGGCGTTAGAAAAGGCAAATCCAACAAAGAACGAGTTTCAATttcaaggaaaaaaaaaaaaaataaaataaaaaaaataaaaaaaaaaatttctgttttctttttcgttTGTTTGTTGcctgatttaaaaataaaaaataaattaaaccgaacaaccaaaaaaataaaaaaaaataaaaaattcttGGATTAACATTTAAGAATTATTCAATCAAGCTTGAATAATTgtatataacaataaaaacacaGCTTTCCAATTCATATTAAATACCTGAATAGAGAAATATAcaacaattgaaaaaaaaaaaaaaaatattacctAACTCAGCTTATACTTTATCACCCTCATGTCTACTACAAAGGATATCACCCCTGTTTCAAATGACAGTTCaagtaacaaaaatataatttctgATACCAACCAAACCTCCAACGAATATAGAAAATCCCATAGATTACCTTTATGGGTTTTAGGTCCAAGAGATGAACAAGAAGCTAGaaccaatttaaaaaaaatggcatATGAGAAAtgtgatatttttatcaaagcTATGGCTGACTGTGCTAAGCAGAATGGTATCAAAGTGTTTCCTGAATGCAATCcacaaaaggaaaaaatggCAGAATGTGTGTTGTTCTATCAAACAGACGAGTACTTGGACGAGCAACGTGATTTAATggtacaaaaaaagatcaaaATTATGGAAGATCGtttgaaaaaatgataGCCATTTGTAAAAGAAAGGTGGGTTTATATTTGAAGGTACATCAAAAAAGCATCATCTTGTAAATATACGTGTATGCTAGAGAGGGTGGGGGGAGGGGGAAGAGAGGAAGAGAGAATTCAAAATACGCAAACTCAATAACTTCTGTgtaatatgaaaaatttttaaatataaagcacgatttttaaaaaaacatcaaataaactaatagaaataaattggtCAATCAAgtaacatatataaatatatacagTAATGAATAGAGATGGTTATGGAAACGAAATAATGTATTacttgaaaaaatatgcATCTTTTCATCACACTTAATCATAAATCACTGgcatctaaaaaaaaagaaaagaaaaaaaaaaaaaaaaaaaaaaaaaaaggaaaaaaacgTAAAGtatatgttattattattactaatgTAGGTACgattaaaataaatcaagTAAATCTTGAGTATTCCTAGTGCTGTttggattattattattattattattattattattattattcagtTTTTGATCTAGTTGATTATTACTACTGGCATGATTATTTCCTATGGAattagcattattattagtgaaAATGGATGTTAGTAaagtactattattattattactactattattatttatttccaCGCCTCCAAACAAGTCACTTAGTTCATCAAATGtagtactattattgttattaacatCGTTAGCATTCTCAGCATCATTCCCATTCAAGtccaataaaatatcttcATTCTTAGATATCTCAGTTTGGGCCAAATTAGCCAATTCTCCAACGTCTTTGCCcctaataatatttgaatttttatcCATCAATAATTTACTTTGTTGTACTGTTGCCATTTCATTAATGGGTTTAAAATAAACTGAACCTAATGTAGATAGTTGTTGTaacaaaacttttaaaaccGGTTCGGGAAATTTTTCTATGGTATCACTTATTTTGGGCAAGTCACCCATGTCACCAGTATTGGTAACCGTACTTAATTTACTAATTAAGGATTCATCTATGGACAAACATCTCCAATACATAATAGCCATATCTCTGATATCTATCTCTGTGGATTCTTTACTGCCCATATCTAAAGTTTTTTGCAGTATAGAACCCCCTAGAAGCTTATGATTTTTAACAACagttaataatatagaCATTTGCGTACAATTACCTTCTTCTGTAAATGAATCAACAAAATTACCTATCACTTGACTAAATTTCGGAAACTTGCTAGGATATTCTCCCATTAGCCAAACTAAATTACATTTGCTTTCATCCTTAATAAGATCCTCGCACACCGTTGTCGCATAATTAACTATGCTATCCAAATTCTGAACAGTATTTCTAACAATCTCACATAGTGCAATTAAGCAGTCGTCAGGACAAGATGTTACTTGAGTAGTTAAAATTTCTACAATTTCAGGACTCAACGATGGACATTTAATAGCTAAGGCAGACATGCACATTACGCTTTTATTCACCAATTCTGGGGTAAATTCAGTAACATATTCTCTTAGCTCTTGCAAAAAAGATTGATATTGTTTCAAGTTATTGGTTTTACTGTTACCAACAATGCGCATTAAAATATCCAATTTTTCCAACTTGACATACAACGGATCATTGAATtttagataaaaaatacGATACTCTTTGGTTAGTATGGTAGGATATTTTTCCACAATtattctaatatttttcaaagcaACGTATTGCAATTCAGGTGGCGTACTCATCATGCTAACTAGTGCAGATGCAACTTTGGGAAGATAAGAAGTAGCTGCCGAAGaagtaaacaaaaattccacatttttcaaaacaacTTTAACACTGCCCAAAACAACGGCAGGATTGGCGTGTTGCAAATGGGGCACAACTCTATCTATAACTTTTTTGGCATCCATTTCGTCTACAGAATTGTACTCGGCAATTGAATTCAATATAGTGACCCTACCCCACTCGCTGCTTTCATTCAATGCatttaacaattttgtaattattGTATTGCTGTGATcatttattaaacttttataattaatGGTAGGGTATAATTCCATTAATGAGGCCATTGCGTTACTTAAAACAATCGGATTACTTTCATTCTCTAACATTGGGATTAAGTCATCATGTACCATATTTAGACACAATTCTTCGTTCAATTGAAATAATTTGCTAACACAAATCACAGCTGTTTTCCTAACATATGGATTATCGTCTTGTAAACATTTTCTCAAAGGAGTTTCGACATATTCCATAATTCTGTCAACACGAATCATGCACATGGTTCTAATAGCCATGCACCTAATCAATGGGTTGGGGTCGTTGCAATCAGAAACAAACGTGTTCACGGCTAGAATACATAACTCAGGATGTGTTGTAGCATAATTCATTATGTATAAATATACTAGTTTTTTCTGTTCAACATCGGCAGTGGCCATATTGGTCAAAACGTCCGGGAAAAGAGATGAAACATCCTTACCTAAAGTCATTTGttgaattgttttttttatagcaTCTTTTCTTGTTTGAGGATATGGAGATGCTAAACAATTACGCAATTCTGATAGTTCGCCCTTTGATGAAACTTTAGGGGCAATACGAACTGCATTAGATATGAAtttccttatttttttatctaacGGTGGCATTGGATACGAAAGTTCAGTTGGTGTATATTTGAAGTGTACCTTGGACGATTTGGAAGGATGTTTTTAACgctttatatatgtatgtatatatatatatatatatattacccctttctttttaaacgGATGATTGTAAgatcaaatataaaaagtaaaaaaaaaaaaaaaaaaatgaaaaaaatacactAATCAGTttgaatatataaaagggtaaataaataaatggaaAGTTGTTTGTTTCAatcataaataaaaaaaaaaaaaaaaaaaaaaaaagtaaaagttTGTAAATAAAGCAAACAATATGCCAAATTTTACTGCCATTTAATCAAATTTAAAGTACACAGAAATATCCCTAGAAATCCACCTGCaatcaaaattttatacCAGCCAATAAGCTGGGTGTTCCATAAATGCTTTATCCGAAACGTTACGGATAactcatattttttttttttttttttttattatcaagaAAATTACTAAAATGAAATCCGTacattataataattgttgaaattaaatattaaaaaaaaattaaaaaaaaattaaaaaaatgaaaaaaaaaacattctTAAGTATGTGTTGTATGGGTGTTACAAACCATTTGTGACATACTGAAAAATACGCTTAAAGGCTTTGACACCACCAGTGTAAATTTCATCACAGTGGTCACATAATTTAAACTTTTCctaaataagaaaaaaaaaaaaaatttttttccttttgcacagaaaaaaatttttttttttctttttctttttctttttttttcagattTTATTGCCATTTAGTATAAATTAATGCATAATTTTACTGAACTTTTTATTCAGGTAgctttcctttcttttctatATCAAGCTCCATCTTAATTTTTACTTGAACAAAtactgtttttatttatttcttgaCTTACAAAATTTActttaatcttttattaactttttcacattaatttaaaaaaaaatcaaatcatCATAAATAGAATTTGCAAAATGGCTACTCCATCTTCAGAAGTTTTAGTTTTAAGAGGTTCTTTGGAAGGTCACAACGGCTGGGTTACTTCCTTGGCTACTTCTCCAGCTCAACCAAACTTGTTGTTGTCTGCTTCCAGAGATAAGACTTTGATCACCTGGAAATTGACTGGTGGTGACCAAGAATTTGGTGTTCCAGTTAAATCTTTTACTGGTCACTCTCACATTGTCCAAGACTGTATCTTGTCCAATGACGGTAACCATGCTTTTTCCGCTTCCTGGGATAAGACCATCAAGTTGTGGAACTTGGCTACTGGTGACTGTATCAACACTTTAACTGGTCACTTGGGTGATGTTATGTCCATTTCCTACAATGAAGACTTACATCAATTGGTTTCTGCTTCCAGAGATAAGACTGTTAGAATTTGGAACACTTTGGGCCAATGTTTAGTCACTTTAATGGGTCACTCTGACTGGGTTTCCCAAGTTAAAGCTGTCACTAGTGACAAAGGTAAGCCAATTGCCTTGTCTGCTGGTTCTGACAAAATTGTTAAAGTATGTTTTGATTTATGAatccttttattattgttattattccaATTATTTTCCCCTCAGAATTCCTCACTGGTTGAGAAGTTTAAGtatgaaagaaaaattttcgCGGAAGGTCATTTCATATGATgtaatttgatttttaatatttgctACTTCAGAGGGTATAACCCAATgagacttttttttatcaccAAGATCTCTGATGATTTACCTATTTcctaattttttcttttcatattttattccaattttttctttttttttattactataaaCTGGTAGGAATGATTTGGATATACTCCAAAAAGGGGGAGGgcgagaaaaaaaaatagacaTTTATactaacttttttttttttttatacaatGTTTTCATTTACTTATAAAACGTTGAAGAAAATTaacattttgtttttagttttGGGATTTGAGAGATTTCCAATTAGAAGCTGACTTCATTGGTCACAACGGTTACATTAATGCTGTTGCTGCTTCTCCAGATGGCACCTTAGCCGCTTCTGCTGGTAAGGATGGTAAAATTATGATGTGGGATTTAAACCAAAAGACCCCATTGTTTACTGTTGATGCTAAAGACGAAGTTTTCGCTTTAGTTTTCTCTCCAAACAGATTTTGGGTTACTGCTGCTACTGCTTCTGGTATTAAGATCTTTGACTTGGAATCCAAGAGCTGTATTGAACAATTGAACCCAGAATTTGCTGGTTATACCAAGGCTGCTGATCCACATGCTATTTCTTTGGCTTGGTCTGCTGACGGTCAAACATTATTTGCTGGTTACACTGATAATGTCATCAGAGTCTGGCAAGTTATGTCTATGAACTAAGtcttataaatatatatatatatatatatatattatttagtttttaatttttctgtttccttttttaatttttaaaagaatatgTATAGAAGTTTAGGccatgtttttaaaattactaGTGAATAATCGTCATATTATGGGATTTTTGTAGTATATTTTCGAGAAATAGTTGAAACTTGGCTTTGTCATACATTTTTATAGAATGGTAGGGAACATTTAGTAATGTGTTTAATggatgtttttttgtttttttttttgttttttttttgtttttgttttgttaatAAAGTGCTGCGCTCATATTATAGATTACTTTTAATAACTCGGTTTTGAATaagtaataaatatacgtataaatataacaaaaatattaaatgcACTAAAtgcaaaatattataaatattaacagGGAAGTCTCTAAAAGCTATTGGTTTTAACAAGCACtcgacaacaacaaataattgAATATATAAGATgcgataataataaacggaaaaaaaaaaatcataaattACTGGAAGTATTCCCAATGAATTTCATTGCTTTTTCATCCCCTTTGGCCAATTCAGGTTTATTAAAACACAAGGCTAAACATTCCCAAGGATCTTTGGAACCACCCCATTGCAAAACGCTTTGTTTGAATTTTAAACCTGCTTCACTAGAAAAAGGATCGAGAGCAAATAAATGGTGGTAAACTTTAGATGCAATAGCACGATCCAACAAATAGCTATAATATAGTGCGCCATATCCAAATAAATGGCCAAATTTGCCAACCCAAGTGCTAACATCATCACTTAATATCTCCATTTTTAACTCAAGATCATGATAAGCTTTGACAATGTCATCAGGATTTTCAGTATGTAAAACTTGATCTAAAATAGCCATCTTAAGTTGTTGGTAAACCTCAGTAAATTCAAAATCCCTATTTTGATGGGTGATTTTATTCAATGTTTCAATGTCTAACTTTTCACATGTTAAATAGTGATTGCTAATTTGATGCAAGACTCTGGGATCTTTTGCAAAATGTTCCATTAGGATACTTGGTAATTCAACAAAATCAGTAGCACATCTGGTACCACTGACGTTTTGTAAGTCGGTTCTACCAAACATTGAGTGCATTGCATGGCCCATCTCATGGAACAAAGTTTCCACCTCGGATAATTGTAGAAAACATAGCTTGTTCCCGTGAGAATCCTTTTGACTTGTACTAAAATTGCAAACTAAAGAAATCACGGGAATCTGGTACAGGTTCCCATTTGGATCGGTGGTTGTCTGTGTTAGTGTTGGGTCAATATTTTCGTCGGGAAACAACTTTCTGGAACAGCAAACTGTGAAATGTGCAGGGTTACTAGTTTTGCCATGTCTTTCAAATAAGTCACAATAAATAACACCAATTAAACTATCATTGTCCAATTCATTTACGACATTAAATCTTCTCACTTCATTGTTCCAGGTCTCGCCTGGTTTGGGACAAACAGGTATAAATTTGGCTTTGTAAATTGAACTAAACAAGTTTGACAACCCATTCATAACACTTCCCAGGGAGAAATATTGACTAACGTCATCTTGATCTGTCAgtcttcttttcttaatcGACTGCAAAGTACTGTAATAATCTCTATCCCATGGTCTAACTGAAACCACATCATTTTGGCAGTTTAACTCTTCGATTTTTAGCTTTCTTATTGGCTCCAGTTCTTTAAAAGCTTTTGGTTTCACCACTTGAACTAGAGAATTCAGGAAATTCATCACATGTTCCGGGGTTTTTGCAATTTTACCCTCTAACTGATAAGACGCAAAATTAGGGAAATTCATAGTTGTTGCCAAAACCATTCTTAAATGTAACAACACTTTTAGTTTTCCAATTTGTTCAGGACTACAGCTATGCAAGGCAGCCCAAACCTgctttctaattttttcatctGGACATGACCTTAAAATAGAATACGGACCGTGGCTATTAATAGGGATTTTGTAGTTCTTCATAGAAATATCTTTATGGAGgttattcaaaataatgCTTGGCGTCTTGCTTTTGTCCAATTCTGCAGCATTAATTTTGATGTAATTGGTTGCTGCATAATCAACATTGTTAATGAATTCTTGGCCAACGACAGAGATTTGTTGAGATAACGTTATAAAATCTTCTCGAACTTTAGTATTTTCCATAAAATTCCCagatttttcaaaatcttcCAATAAAATCTTTCCCACTTTAAGTTCTTCTTCTGTTAAACTGGATAACAATTCAGGGGTGTTTAACaccttttttaatgttttacACAAAACCAAATCtgtatttaaaacattCATGAATTCAAACATTTGTTCATAACATTTTTGAGCTGCATCAACAAAAGAAGGTTTTGGATGTGACGCCCTAATAAATTCACATAAATCAATAACTCTGCACAAGGTATTACTTAACTCATCCATTCttctaatatattttttcaagcCTTCTTTGCTTGTGTCTTTGTGCATCTTATCAACCAGTCCCTGAGCTAGTTTTAAACAATACGCAGAGTATTTTATTAGACCATTTGAATTGGTTAAATAtctattttcaaataaaccGGTTGGCGAAGAAGAATTAATCTTGAGATTATTCGATCTTATTTCATCCCAATACTGTTGAtcatcaaaaattttttgaatatctGATTGCGTAGAGGAGGTACTATAAAAGTTACAATGACCAATTTGCTGGAAGCATAaatatgatgatgatgaaaaagGCTTTGAtagtttatttatattacgTCTTAGACAAATTCTTGTTAAGCTTTTCATAGCTGATTATTTTGAGGTTTTATTTGGTCTATAGTAggattaaataatatattatatttatagtattgtattttcttttagtagctaaataaaataaaaaaaagaaaaccaaaaaaaaaaaaaaaaaaaaaaattttttttcatcaaattagctgaatttttatttgaattaaataaaaagctgcaaaaaatacaaactGAAATTTGTACACAAATGTTAGACTATCAAACAACTAATAACCATAATAAATTCAGATTttagaatatatatatatatatattatcttattttattttgttgtttgcGCCAATACTCAAGTTTCagatataaaattaatcaaGCCACCATTAGGCAAGTGATATCTGAGCATCACATTACATAGTAAAGAAATCGATGttgaatatttatttatataccTATATTTACAGTAATAACTTATTTCATTGGtccattttttgttttgattcTAATTGCTTTTTTTCAGCTTTGATGgcttgtaatttttttagttcATTTTCGGCTTCAGTAGTCAATTCAGCAAATCCAATTTGTTTAGACATAGATAAAGAATcattcaataatttttcagcTTGGGGTAAATGGTCCAAGTGCAAATTCACCACACCTAAACCGTATGTAGATAAAACAATAGCTTGTGATACACTCGGATTCAAGCCATTAATATTGGATTCAAATCTTAATTTACTATGATTTCTtgtaaatttaattatagCTTCGTAGC is drawn from Saccharomycodes ludwigii strain NBRC 1722 chromosome V, whole genome shotgun sequence and contains these coding sequences:
- the CTK1 gene encoding cyclin-dependent serine/threonine protein kinase CTK1 (similar to Saccharomyces cerevisiae YKL139W | CTK1 | Carboxy-Terminal domain Kinase); the encoded protein is MSYRNNYNKRPYKSNNNTGYYRGGRGGVGRVGARGDTRDNYYTKRPRYDGNNNNYYSNAPQVLSRYNNNNNNNNNNNNNNNNNNNNNTGGIRSSRFNPNSGISTNNNRTRTFDLNNLPKGPRATVIPITAKNKTLDIKRQQQRYCITCGYPAFKKLQQVGEGTYGKVYKCEHANYSDESVVSNNVDTNSKNHGNFLVAIKKLRLDNERDGFPITSIREIKLLQMVSQTDTNSMNNYLKDDKGADLGKNGKEMVDKHDVKDNKNISLLDEIMVTRVKNHDGIIKDSTASDVPNSIDSDTSHTTSKSINMVFEYCELDLMALLNFSSLEIKMSNVKDIFQQILKGISFLHYNRIIHRDIKSSNILVNKLGQVKITDFGLARFIPNVTSSSSTNVLLGHEEYLNPYCIGNKQGNFTNRVITLWYRPPELLLGTTKYGFEVDMWGCGCLLLELLNRKSPFQGTNELETFYDIVMKLGMPTLENLPQLFEFPWTFMLLGNLNTAPTISFLNKLSQDDVKELCQGLLTYDQNKRWNADKCLKHDFFNKNEPLAERMTFADDQEWHEFEAKRRQKRAAIKASNNANSTKTHR
- the HSK3 gene encoding Hsk3p (similar to Saccharomyces cerevisiae YKL138C-A | HSK3 | Helper of ASK1), encoding MSKVINTSGTNMPTSNTNINNNDSANCLDTDTPLLIKQRLYKNLATQLQKFKEQISITQQELLFLNQVANRDVIGRIGVLNGSLLMGANRYFEQELIHDAFNDDENNNDA
- the SPC24 gene encoding kinetochore-associated Ndc80 complex subunit SPC24 (similar to Saccharomyces cerevisiae YMR117C | SPC24 | Spindle Pole Component), with translation MTVSTIKEATELLRETTFTLNRDTKTAAPSSIRKIKESLESLHDTFDQNIQLKTGQLVNLNEKYNDLSDNIKVLNDKHITNEKKCLDIDREIDQVTKNINILQNDIMILRNKLDADLKEYVENTDNTNGSDIHNLDKDTTNFLKLQLFKSLGLLIDLEKHQLFIKENEVYNYEDEDTSNKSNFMKAKYIWDKL
- the MRPL31 gene encoding mitochondrial 54S ribosomal protein mL60 (similar to Saccharomyces cerevisiae YKL138C | MRPL31 | Mitochondrial Ribosomal Protein Large subunit) produces the protein MFGCFKSTKPALGGLLWKIPWKMSNLQKARQRGRLQQVDKVLDNLKLGLHVSRCESKNIPFEKSIVMKKLLKPRVKSLAFLSKPKNFPREEQMSPVDKYTIYSKYSKGYRKGIHKVPKWTRLSNRRNPQFF
- the CMC1 gene encoding Cmc1p (similar to Saccharomyces cerevisiae YKL137W | CMC1 | Cx9C Mitochondrial protein necessary for full assembly of Cytochrome c oxidase), with amino-acid sequence MSTTKDITPVSNDSSSNKNIISDTNQTSNEYRKSHRLPLWVLGPRDEQEARTNLKKMAYEKCDIFIKAMADCAKQNGIKVFPECNPQKEKMAECVLFYQTDEYLDEQRDLMVQKKIKIMEDRLKK
- the APL2 gene encoding Apl2p (similar to Saccharomyces cerevisiae YKL135C | APL2 | clathrin Adaptor Protein complex Large chain), giving the protein MPPLDKKIRKFISNAVRIAPKVSSKGELSELRNCLASPYPQTRKDAIKKTIQQMTLGKDVSSLFPDVLTNMATADVEQKKLVYLYIMNYATTHPELCILAVNTFVSDCNDPNPLIRCMAIRTMCMIRVDRIMEYVETPLRKCLQDDNPYVRKTAVICVSKLFQLNEELCLNMVHDDLIPMLENESNPIVLSNAMASLMELYPTINYKSLINDHSNTIITKLLNALNESSEWGRVTILNSIAEYNSVDEMDAKKVIDRVVPHLQHANPAVVLGSVKVVLKNVEFLFTSSAATSYLPKVASALVSMMSTPPELQYVALKNIRIIVEKYPTILTKEYRIFYLKFNDPLYVKLEKLDILMRIVGNSKTNNLKQYQSFLQELREYVTEFTPELVNKSVMCMSALAIKCPSLSPEIVEILTTQVTSCPDDCLIALCEIVRNTVQNLDSIVNYATTVCEDLIKDESKCNLVWLMGEYPSKFPKFSQVIGNFVDSFTEEGNCTQMSILLTVVKNHKLLGGSILQKTLDMGSKESTEIDIRDMAIMYWRCLSIDESLISKLSTVTNTGDMGDLPKISDTIEKFPEPVLKVLLQQLSTLGSVYFKPINEMATVQQSKLLMDKNSNIIRGKDVGELANLAQTEISKNEDILLDLNGNDAENANDVNNNNSTTFDELSDLFGGVEINNNSSNNNNSTLLTSIFTNNNANSIGNNHASSNNQLDQKLNNNNNNNNNNNNPNSTRNTQDLLDLF
- the ASC1 gene encoding 40S ribosomal protein RACK1 (similar to Saccharomyces cerevisiae YMR116C | ASC1 | Absence of growth Suppressor of Cyp1) encodes the protein MATPSSEVLVLRGSLEGHNGWVTSLATSPAQPNLLLSASRDKTLITWKLTGGDQEFGVPVKSFTGHSHIVQDCILSNDGNHAFSASWDKTIKLWNLATGDCINTLTGHLGDVMSISYNEDLHQLVSASRDKTVRIWNTLGQCLVTLMGHSDWVSQVKAVTSDKGKPIALSAGSDKIVKFWDLRDFQLEADFIGHNGYINAVAASPDGTLAASAGKDGKIMMWDLNQKTPLFTVDAKDEVFALVFSPNRFWVTAATASGIKIFDLESKSCIEQLNPEFAGYTKAADPHAISLAWSADGQTLFAGYTDNVIRVWQVMSMN